A region of Thermococcus argininiproducens DNA encodes the following proteins:
- a CDS encoding translation initiation factor IF-2 subunit beta, with amino-acid sequence MEHDYHDYEKLLEKAYEELPENVKHHESRFEVPAAIVTIEGNKTLIENFRDIAEAMNRDPNHLLKFVLREVATAGVLEGRRAVLQGRFTPYMIANKLKKYLKDYVICPVCGSPDTKITKKDRYHFLKCEACGAETPIAHL; translated from the coding sequence ATGGAGCATGATTATCATGATTATGAAAAACTATTGGAGAAGGCTTATGAGGAACTTCCTGAGAACGTGAAACATCATGAATCTAGATTTGAAGTTCCTGCTGCAATTGTCACTATAGAGGGTAACAAGACTCTGATAGAAAACTTTAGAGATATCGCTGAGGCCATGAACAGAGACCCGAACCACTTACTTAAATTTGTCTTAAGAGAAGTTGCTACTGCTGGAGTTTTGGAGGGAAGAAGAGCAGTACTTCAAGGTCGTTTTACTCCCTACATGATAGCCAACAAGCTGAAAAAGTATCTTAAAGACTATGTTATCTGTCCTGTTTGTGGTTCACCAGATACAAAGATCACCAAAAAGGATCGCTATCACTTCTTGAAGTGTGAAGCTTGTGGTGCAGAAACTCCAATAGCACATCTCTGA
- the rtcA gene encoding RNA 3'-terminal phosphate cyclase — protein MKVIDGSYGEGGGQILRTAIALSVITGEPIKIINIRAKRSKPGLRPQHLYGILGLKELSDAKVKGAKESSTELEFYPKSIRAKHIKVPIKTAGSISLVLQALLPAMVFAEEEVTFEITGGTDVAWSPPVDYLKYVTLYALDKLGIKAKIEIKRRGHYPRGRGLVTGKVSPWETKRRLIAKTFNKILAFGGISHAVRLPSHVAVRQAKAAKEILERAYPSVPVKINEEYYEQGEDPHFGPGSGIVIWANTDVLRLGGDALGERGKPAEVVGKEAARELLEQLKPRYAVEKFLGDQLIPFLAFAGGEIWVSEITKHLITNIWVVEQFFGKVFEIEGDVGKPGKVRVVKRIRI, from the coding sequence ATGAAAGTCATTGATGGAAGTTATGGGGAAGGTGGGGGGCAAATTCTCAGAACTGCTATTGCCCTCTCAGTAATCACGGGAGAACCGATAAAGATTATCAATATCCGAGCAAAGCGCTCTAAGCCTGGCTTAAGACCTCAACATCTATATGGAATCTTAGGACTAAAAGAACTATCCGATGCGAAAGTAAAGGGAGCCAAAGAAAGCTCAACCGAGCTTGAATTTTATCCAAAGAGCATCAGAGCAAAACATATTAAGGTACCCATAAAGACCGCCGGCAGTATAAGTCTCGTTCTTCAGGCTCTTCTCCCAGCTATGGTTTTCGCTGAAGAGGAAGTTACTTTTGAGATAACAGGGGGGACTGATGTTGCATGGTCTCCTCCTGTTGATTATTTGAAATATGTGACCCTTTATGCTCTCGACAAGCTTGGAATAAAAGCAAAAATAGAAATAAAGAGACGTGGACACTATCCACGAGGAAGAGGACTTGTCACGGGAAAAGTGTCTCCGTGGGAAACAAAAAGACGCCTAATAGCAAAAACTTTTAACAAAATTCTCGCCTTTGGAGGAATAAGCCATGCAGTAAGATTGCCTTCTCACGTAGCTGTAAGACAAGCAAAAGCTGCAAAAGAGATTCTCGAGAGAGCTTATCCATCCGTACCAGTGAAAATCAACGAGGAGTACTATGAACAAGGGGAAGATCCCCACTTCGGCCCTGGCAGTGGAATTGTTATCTGGGCAAACACAGATGTCCTTCGGTTGGGTGGGGATGCTTTAGGAGAGAGAGGAAAGCCCGCGGAGGTTGTAGGTAAAGAGGCAGCAAGAGAACTATTAGAGCAGTTAAAACCAAGGTACGCAGTAGAGAAATTCTTGGGAGATCAACTCATACCGTTTTTGGCCTTTGCTGGAGGAGAAATATGGGTGAGTGAGATCACAAAGCATTTGATCACTAACATCTGGGTTGTGGAGCAGTTCTTTGGAAAGGTCTTTGAGATTGAGGGAGATGTTGGGAAGCCTGGAAAGGTTAGGGTTGTGAAAAGAATAAGGATTTAG
- a CDS encoding metallophosphoesterase, producing MLIGIMSDTHDNLPAISKAIEVFNNAGVDLVLHAGDYIAPFVKKEFSKLNAPLKGVFGNNDGEREGLKNTIGVKDEILEIDADGLRIIVLHGTDEKIVEAFVKSQLYDVVIRGHTHKYEIRETGRSIVLNPGEVCGYVSGIKSVAFLDTRKREIKIIDLESGEPLGFMSL from the coding sequence ATGTTGATAGGCATAATGAGTGACACTCATGACAACCTCCCGGCAATTTCAAAAGCTATTGAGGTTTTTAACAATGCAGGTGTGGATTTAGTGCTACATGCAGGCGACTATATTGCCCCATTTGTTAAAAAAGAGTTTTCCAAACTTAATGCACCATTAAAAGGTGTTTTTGGCAACAATGATGGTGAAAGAGAAGGACTAAAAAACACAATTGGTGTAAAAGATGAGATCCTAGAAATAGACGCAGACGGTCTTAGAATTATCGTTCTCCACGGTACAGATGAAAAAATTGTAGAAGCATTCGTCAAAAGCCAGCTTTATGATGTAGTCATTAGAGGACATACTCACAAATATGAAATTAGGGAAACTGGTAGAAGCATAGTTCTCAATCCAGGCGAAGTGTGCGGCTATGTAAGTGGAATAAAGAGTGTGGCATTTTTAGACACGCGAAAGAGGGAGATAAAAATAATAGATCTTGAGAGTGGTGAACCTCTAGGCTTCATGAGCCTTTGA
- a CDS encoding LAGLIDADG family homing endonuclease, which translates to MDRQDMIERFVKFLKEYADDEGNQIYLNKIRDILTVIPRRSIGISWEHLNAFDPELAEELLESPEEVILAAEDAIQVILQEEFFRKEPFKIHARFFELPKTYLVKELGSEHINKLIQVEGIITRITEVKPFVSRAVYICKDCGQEMIRLQKPFATLIKPNKCEACGSRNLELDVDKSTFLNFQSFRLQDRPESLKGGQMPRFVDVILLDDLVDIALPGDRVIITGVMRVVLEQKDKRPIFRKIIEANYIEQLSKEIEELEITPEDEQKIKELAKRKDVVDVIVDSIAPAIYGMKKEKLGIALALFGGTTRQLPDGTRLRGESHVLLVGDPGVAKCVDYNTQVVLGDGKLKKIGDIVEEAIKNAEENGKLGRVDDGVYAPIDLELYALNSKTLKVEKVKADIAWKRNAPERMFKIRTATGREINVTPTHPFFVFEDGEFKTRKAKELKPGDFIATPSRLPIEGVKIRLWDINIETPKTGKKRLMLPEFADEKFWYVVGLLTGEGYAQKRNGSATIFFKNNEEELINVVYNYLKEIGLNPRIRIPSIGEMSKEVYVNSVELYQLLEHFEIVGNSSTKKVPPQLFGARILDIKAFLRGYFDAEATVDKNRAKIAVVSASNELLRGVQSLLLRFGVISQLHETKNIATNGKMQEAKKYYRLFITGEDVLRFKMSIGFGNKKKSDLLEKVTSGRNFNTNIDIIPGVSKLLKDFRILAGLTQGEMGINRSTYLHYERGDRLPSKEKLKRIVETLEERLSNELDRFKTLKLLAGSDIFWDKVVEIEEYKPKYPWVYDLQVPEHHNFIANDIFVHNSQLLRYVSNLAPRAIYTSGKSSSAAGLCVGPESLIVTSSGIQRIGTLTERWMRSVGSIQYSESVEYAPYIDESISLEEGKLKDSPMSKIWKLKAPRELVRLRTITGKTLELTPETKLMTIEDGQITWKEAGKLKIGEYVAAVRTIKVSEKEVYTLELLTDLDDLIIYGIKGTVKRLIERAISKKGITKRELARELGTNEDVLYYNWINPNARGNIRMKHLKKLVELAEACWEEIIPLEVSLQRGTKIKLPHKLDEKLAYFVGLVAGDGDVSKAGWGVSIRFSNHNKHMRYRFIELTRELFGIEAVEHLQEERVPAVRFHSKIVAHLIEKLGVPLSPKSPNLDLPNEFFRASKNVLAAYIRGLFDCDGTIVIRQRGSSYLEFDTTSEKLARKLQLALLRFGIISHLRKRRKAGTTTTVNGHRVTSRHDRWELKIYGENIIRFAARIGFEHPEKAEKLSILVDKMKLAKTDTNVDVVPNIGKLIKMVRRFYRLSIEKTYGSGFGGLVEKEKRHLSRRLLQRVVKTLKEASLGDISVELPEDIRKKIGITISPEDLGIEKREFYELFRRNRPKRVSYNLLIKAARILEGRNKELYHELIWFLSELYEEELRIREILKFLEELSNSDLLWEKVVSVEEFESPYRYVYDLTVEGSHSFIANGFVVHNTAAAVRDELTGSWVLEAGVLVLADMGVACLHPDSRVLVNGEYVPIKKLFDESKSYKARSNGELVDIQEENLEVVSFDLEKMKSGKSIATIIRRKPWKGELVKIKFRSGNELVLTPDHWLIDGKTLEWKEAGKFESGDLILAPLKLPEVKDKVYILDILPENWRVKLNKEEKEELKKEVLARFKSLAEFNRYYGVSKDFLSGKGAIKVGKFREILKDFGIYEAWKKRTLAYGPYARRERLKTSYVTPEMAYFFGFLYGDGWIQKIGDKVQISITQSVVNKKQIGRLREVFASFYPIKLKEHKRITSSVLAGNKISSEKTIFYVNSPLLGYIYEYLTKENLRNVFKLDDEALKAFIAGVLDSDGCISIKRSKKGEVVHIEFLISNDLEKDKAFALLLRRFDIYARVLKDKRERVNRIQITARNDVRNLLDAVRSYSVKVKEIPRIKRLVPSRSDRAPMEPVKRLAKRIVNEVPTSILLENGLWSTLYAYSKGSRVPSRMQLRKILERLSEYLKPDIKIKLKILATRDYFLDEVVRIEKIPYEGPVYDLYVPGLHNFVAEGVIVHNCIDEIDKMSDRDRSSIHEALEQQSYHKDFEIFLGNGQKVKIGQFVDKLIEENRDEVILGKDTEILPVNDVYLLAYDLEKKEVIKVKADRVSRHKAPKEFIKLRFSNGREITVTPEHPIMVWEDGRIREKPAEMIERDDIAIGVVGYSFKGSSEGGKELALSLFSEKNPFRFKKDVQIPKRVFTLKEEELKEFIQVIWERRKCKLAGRECIRIPTRKMAEDLQDILYILGVPTKLREIRPAYALIPYTTRGIRRLSEILGEEVMSNETEYFPGDIIKDLIKSARLIGVRVSINERNKLTRSITKREHVESLLKRIEEKMEDLQRSLETDPVKALEILPQSYVYWRYRISKNKLRRLVIKNDPWALRILSSEIEARLGKVRNIVMKVKRLMEGNLVFLKVVRVERIPNTDSEWVYDVTVEPYHLFVSHGLVLHNTVSISKAGITATLNARTTVIAAANPKYGRFNRMKSLPEQLDLPPTLLSRFDLIFVLLDEPDEKFDSEIAEHILKVRKGEAELVAPKVPYDLLKKYIAYARKNVQPILSKEAMEEIKRYYVKMRRTIGRGSESEGIKPIPITARQLEALIRLSEAHARMRLSEVVTKEDAKAAIELVEYTLRRTAMDEEGNIDVSILEVGKSSRKINKMDRVLSIIKELQDLEDYGAPRDEVIKEASRQGISRTETEKIIEELKANSMIYEPRSGYYKVL; encoded by the coding sequence ATGGATAGGCAGGATATGATTGAGAGATTTGTAAAGTTCCTAAAGGAATACGCAGATGACGAGGGTAATCAAATATATTTGAACAAAATTAGAGATATTCTCACAGTTATTCCTAGAAGATCTATAGGTATCAGTTGGGAGCATTTAAACGCGTTTGATCCAGAACTTGCTGAAGAACTTCTTGAGTCCCCGGAAGAGGTTATTTTGGCTGCTGAAGATGCAATCCAAGTAATTCTTCAAGAGGAATTCTTTAGGAAGGAACCATTTAAGATCCATGCTCGCTTTTTTGAGTTACCAAAAACTTATCTAGTGAAGGAACTCGGGAGTGAGCATATAAATAAGCTTATCCAAGTGGAGGGTATAATAACAAGAATAACTGAGGTAAAGCCGTTCGTTTCTAGAGCAGTTTATATATGCAAAGACTGTGGGCAGGAAATGATCAGATTGCAAAAACCTTTTGCCACCCTCATAAAACCAAACAAATGTGAGGCGTGCGGAAGTAGAAATCTTGAACTTGATGTGGATAAAAGCACTTTTCTGAACTTCCAAAGTTTTAGGCTTCAGGACAGACCAGAAAGCCTTAAAGGTGGCCAAATGCCACGTTTTGTAGATGTTATCCTCTTAGATGATCTTGTTGATATTGCTCTTCCAGGTGATAGAGTTATAATTACAGGTGTTATGAGGGTTGTTCTTGAACAAAAAGATAAGAGGCCCATATTTAGAAAGATAATTGAGGCAAATTACATAGAACAGCTTAGCAAGGAAATAGAGGAGCTTGAGATAACTCCCGAGGATGAACAGAAGATCAAGGAACTTGCAAAAAGGAAGGATGTTGTTGATGTCATAGTTGATTCCATCGCCCCTGCAATATATGGAATGAAAAAGGAAAAGCTGGGTATAGCGCTCGCATTATTTGGAGGGACAACAAGACAACTCCCTGATGGGACGAGATTGAGAGGAGAAAGCCACGTTTTACTTGTAGGAGATCCTGGAGTGGCCAAGTGTGTTGATTACAATACTCAAGTTGTTCTCGGAGATGGTAAACTAAAGAAGATTGGAGATATTGTAGAAGAAGCAATAAAGAATGCCGAAGAGAATGGGAAGTTAGGTAGAGTGGATGATGGTGTTTATGCTCCAATAGATCTTGAACTTTATGCCCTCAATTCCAAGACACTCAAAGTAGAAAAAGTTAAGGCTGATATAGCATGGAAAAGGAATGCTCCTGAAAGAATGTTTAAGATCAGAACAGCAACCGGGAGAGAGATAAATGTTACTCCAACTCATCCATTTTTTGTCTTTGAAGATGGTGAGTTTAAGACTAGAAAGGCAAAAGAACTTAAACCCGGCGACTTTATCGCAACTCCTAGTAGGTTGCCTATTGAAGGTGTTAAAATTAGACTCTGGGACATCAATATAGAAACACCGAAAACTGGTAAGAAAAGGTTAATGCTCCCTGAATTTGCTGATGAGAAGTTTTGGTATGTTGTAGGACTGCTTACGGGAGAAGGGTATGCACAAAAAAGGAACGGCAGTGCAACTATTTTCTTTAAAAACAATGAAGAAGAGCTGATAAACGTTGTCTATAACTATCTTAAAGAAATTGGGTTGAATCCAAGGATTAGAATACCTTCTATTGGAGAAATGTCTAAAGAAGTCTACGTAAATAGTGTGGAGTTATATCAGTTGCTTGAACATTTTGAGATTGTTGGTAACTCCTCAACCAAAAAAGTACCACCCCAATTATTTGGTGCCAGGATCTTGGATATAAAGGCGTTTCTTAGAGGATATTTTGATGCAGAGGCGACTGTTGATAAAAATAGAGCAAAGATTGCTGTGGTTTCAGCTTCAAATGAGCTTTTAAGGGGTGTTCAATCTCTCTTATTAAGGTTTGGAGTCATTTCTCAACTCCACGAAACAAAGAATATTGCCACGAATGGGAAGATGCAGGAAGCTAAAAAGTATTATCGCCTGTTTATAACGGGAGAGGATGTTTTAAGGTTTAAAATGAGTATTGGATTTGGGAACAAGAAAAAGTCAGATCTCCTTGAGAAAGTTACCTCTGGGAGAAACTTCAATACCAACATTGATATTATTCCAGGTGTTTCAAAATTACTAAAAGACTTTAGAATCCTCGCAGGATTAACTCAGGGAGAGATGGGAATCAACCGCTCAACGTATCTCCATTATGAGCGTGGAGATAGGTTACCAAGCAAAGAAAAACTTAAGCGCATAGTGGAAACTTTGGAAGAAAGATTGTCAAATGAACTGGATAGATTTAAGACACTTAAACTCCTTGCTGGATCGGATATATTCTGGGACAAAGTTGTTGAAATTGAAGAATACAAACCAAAATATCCTTGGGTTTATGATTTACAAGTTCCTGAGCACCATAACTTTATTGCGAATGATATTTTTGTACATAATAGTCAGCTTCTGCGTTATGTGTCTAATTTAGCGCCAAGGGCCATTTACACAAGTGGGAAGAGCTCAAGTGCGGCCGGTTTGTGTGTTGGACCAGAGTCTTTGATAGTAACTAGCAGTGGGATTCAGAGAATAGGTACCTTAACGGAAAGGTGGATGAGGAGTGTTGGAAGTATTCAGTACTCGGAGAGCGTTGAATATGCCCCATATATTGATGAAAGTATCTCTCTGGAGGAGGGGAAACTCAAAGATTCTCCTATGAGTAAAATATGGAAACTTAAAGCTCCAAGAGAGCTTGTGAGATTGAGAACGATAACCGGAAAAACCTTAGAACTAACCCCTGAGACAAAATTGATGACAATTGAGGACGGTCAGATAACATGGAAAGAAGCTGGGAAGCTCAAGATCGGGGAGTATGTGGCAGCGGTTAGGACTATTAAGGTAAGTGAAAAAGAAGTGTACACTCTAGAACTCCTCACAGACTTGGATGACTTGATTATTTATGGAATTAAAGGAACTGTCAAACGCCTCATAGAAAGAGCAATCTCTAAGAAGGGAATCACTAAGAGAGAGCTTGCTAGGGAACTAGGAACCAACGAAGATGTGCTATATTACAATTGGATAAACCCCAATGCAAGAGGCAATATAAGAATGAAACACTTAAAGAAACTGGTAGAGTTAGCTGAAGCTTGCTGGGAAGAGATTATCCCATTAGAAGTCTCACTTCAAAGGGGGACGAAAATAAAACTCCCGCACAAACTAGATGAGAAGCTAGCGTATTTCGTAGGATTGGTTGCCGGTGATGGTGATGTTTCAAAAGCAGGATGGGGTGTCTCAATAAGATTTTCCAATCATAATAAGCACATGAGATACAGATTCATAGAACTCACAAGGGAGTTATTTGGCATTGAAGCAGTTGAGCATCTTCAAGAAGAGAGGGTGCCTGCCGTCAGATTCCATTCCAAGATAGTTGCTCACCTTATTGAAAAGCTTGGAGTGCCCCTTTCGCCCAAATCCCCAAATCTAGATCTTCCCAACGAATTCTTCAGAGCATCTAAGAATGTTCTAGCGGCTTATATTAGGGGGTTGTTTGACTGTGATGGTACAATCGTGATACGACAAAGGGGCTCATCTTATCTGGAATTCGACACAACAAGCGAGAAACTTGCTAGAAAGCTCCAGCTGGCCTTATTGCGGTTTGGAATAATCTCTCACCTAAGAAAGAGAAGAAAGGCAGGTACGACAACAACGGTAAACGGACATAGAGTAACTTCAAGACATGATCGCTGGGAACTTAAGATATATGGTGAAAACATCATCAGATTTGCCGCTAGAATAGGCTTTGAACACCCAGAAAAGGCAGAAAAGCTCAGCATCTTAGTGGACAAAATGAAGCTTGCAAAGACAGACACAAACGTGGATGTTGTACCAAACATAGGGAAGCTCATTAAAATGGTCAGGAGGTTCTATAGGCTTAGCATAGAAAAGACATATGGTTCAGGCTTTGGGGGACTTGTTGAAAAAGAAAAGAGGCATTTATCAAGAAGACTTCTCCAGAGAGTTGTTAAAACCCTGAAAGAGGCATCTCTAGGTGATATCTCCGTTGAGCTTCCAGAAGATATCAGAAAGAAGATTGGAATCACTATAAGTCCAGAGGATTTAGGAATTGAAAAGAGAGAATTCTATGAACTTTTCAGGAGAAATCGGCCAAAACGAGTGTCATATAACCTTTTGATTAAAGCTGCTAGGATTCTTGAGGGACGAAATAAGGAATTGTATCATGAACTTATTTGGTTCTTGAGTGAATTGTATGAAGAAGAACTAAGGATCAGGGAGATTCTGAAATTCCTTGAGGAACTCTCGAACTCCGATCTCCTTTGGGAAAAGGTCGTAAGTGTTGAAGAGTTTGAGTCACCATACAGATATGTTTATGACCTTACTGTAGAGGGCTCTCACAGCTTTATCGCCAATGGCTTTGTTGTTCATAATACTGCAGCAGCCGTTAGGGATGAGTTAACAGGTTCTTGGGTTTTAGAAGCCGGTGTTCTCGTCTTAGCAGATATGGGTGTAGCATGTCTCCATCCTGATTCAAGAGTGCTTGTAAATGGGGAGTACGTCCCAATCAAAAAGTTATTTGATGAATCGAAGTCCTACAAAGCTAGATCAAATGGTGAATTAGTGGATATACAAGAAGAAAACCTTGAGGTTGTCTCATTTGATCTTGAAAAAATGAAAAGTGGCAAATCCATTGCAACAATTATTAGAAGAAAGCCATGGAAAGGGGAGTTAGTTAAAATAAAATTCCGGTCCGGTAATGAACTGGTTCTTACACCAGATCATTGGCTGATTGATGGGAAGACACTAGAGTGGAAAGAAGCTGGAAAATTCGAATCTGGGGATTTAATTCTTGCTCCTCTTAAACTTCCCGAAGTAAAAGATAAAGTCTATATTCTTGATATTCTCCCAGAAAACTGGAGGGTTAAATTAAACAAAGAAGAGAAAGAGGAGCTAAAGAAAGAGGTTTTAGCAAGATTTAAGAGCCTTGCAGAGTTTAATAGGTATTACGGTGTTTCAAAAGACTTTCTATCGGGAAAAGGTGCCATAAAAGTTGGTAAATTTAGAGAAATACTCAAGGATTTTGGCATCTATGAGGCATGGAAAAAGCGAACCTTGGCATATGGACCGTATGCAAGAAGAGAGAGACTCAAAACTTCATATGTAACCCCAGAGATGGCGTATTTCTTTGGTTTCCTGTATGGAGATGGATGGATTCAAAAAATTGGAGATAAGGTTCAGATAAGTATAACTCAATCTGTTGTCAATAAAAAGCAAATTGGTAGACTAAGGGAGGTTTTTGCTTCGTTCTATCCAATAAAACTTAAAGAGCATAAGAGAATCACCTCGAGCGTTCTGGCTGGAAACAAAATTTCTAGTGAAAAAACGATCTTCTACGTGAATTCTCCTTTATTGGGGTATATTTATGAGTATCTAACAAAAGAAAACCTGAGAAACGTATTTAAACTTGATGATGAAGCCCTTAAAGCATTCATTGCTGGAGTTCTTGATTCGGATGGATGTATCTCAATAAAAAGGAGTAAAAAGGGAGAGGTAGTTCATATTGAGTTCCTCATATCTAATGATCTCGAAAAAGACAAGGCATTCGCATTGCTTCTCAGAAGGTTTGACATATATGCAAGAGTCTTAAAGGACAAACGAGAACGTGTAAATAGAATTCAGATAACTGCTAGGAACGATGTTAGAAATCTTTTAGATGCTGTTAGATCATACAGTGTGAAGGTTAAAGAGATCCCTAGGATAAAACGCCTTGTACCTTCAAGAAGTGATAGAGCGCCCATGGAACCAGTTAAACGGCTCGCTAAAAGGATAGTAAACGAAGTTCCAACTTCAATTCTTTTAGAGAATGGGCTCTGGAGTACTCTTTATGCGTATTCTAAAGGCTCTCGTGTTCCTAGCAGAATGCAGCTTCGTAAGATTCTTGAGAGGCTTTCAGAATATTTAAAGCCAGACATCAAAATCAAACTTAAAATATTGGCAACAAGGGACTATTTCCTTGATGAGGTGGTAAGGATAGAGAAAATACCATATGAAGGTCCTGTCTATGATCTTTATGTTCCGGGTTTACATAACTTTGTAGCTGAAGGAGTAATAGTTCACAACTGTATAGATGAGATAGACAAAATGAGCGATAGAGATAGAAGTTCTATTCATGAGGCCCTTGAACAGCAGAGCTACCATAAGGATTTTGAAATTTTCTTAGGTAATGGTCAGAAGGTTAAAATAGGCCAATTCGTCGATAAACTAATTGAAGAAAATCGGGATGAGGTTATACTCGGTAAAGACACTGAAATACTCCCTGTTAATGATGTTTATCTTCTAGCTTACGACCTTGAGAAAAAGGAAGTAATAAAGGTCAAGGCCGATCGTGTAAGCAGGCACAAAGCTCCAAAAGAGTTTATAAAACTGCGCTTCTCAAATGGAAGGGAAATAACGGTAACTCCTGAGCATCCGATAATGGTATGGGAAGATGGGAGAATAAGGGAAAAACCCGCAGAAATGATAGAGAGGGATGATATTGCCATAGGTGTGGTAGGCTATTCATTCAAGGGTTCTTCAGAAGGTGGCAAAGAGCTGGCGTTGTCACTTTTTAGTGAGAAAAATCCATTTAGGTTTAAAAAAGACGTACAAATACCAAAAAGGGTATTCACACTAAAAGAGGAGGAGTTAAAGGAATTTATTCAAGTAATATGGGAACGCAGGAAATGCAAACTTGCCGGGCGGGAATGTATAAGAATACCCACGCGAAAAATGGCTGAGGACCTTCAGGATATATTGTATATTCTAGGAGTACCTACCAAGTTAAGGGAAATAAGGCCTGCTTATGCGTTAATTCCATACACAACTAGGGGTATTAGAAGGTTATCCGAAATACTTGGAGAAGAGGTTATGAGTAATGAAACTGAGTACTTCCCGGGAGATATAATAAAAGACCTTATAAAATCTGCAAGGCTCATTGGAGTAAGAGTCTCAATTAATGAGAGGAATAAACTCACAAGGAGTATAACAAAAAGGGAGCATGTTGAAAGTCTTTTGAAAAGAATTGAGGAAAAGATGGAAGATCTTCAAAGATCATTGGAAACAGATCCTGTGAAGGCATTAGAGATCCTTCCGCAGTCATACGTGTATTGGAGATACAGGATAAGCAAGAATAAATTGAGACGACTCGTAATAAAAAACGACCCATGGGCATTGAGAATACTAAGTAGCGAGATAGAAGCGAGGTTAGGGAAAGTTAGGAATATTGTGATGAAGGTTAAAAGACTCATGGAAGGAAACCTGGTCTTCCTTAAGGTTGTTAGAGTGGAAAGGATTCCAAACACAGACTCGGAGTGGGTATATGACGTTACTGTTGAGCCATATCACCTTTTTGTTTCTCATGGTTTGGTGCTTCACAATACCGTCAGTATATCAAAGGCAGGAATCACGGCAACTTTAAATGCAAGAACTACTGTTATAGCGGCCGCAAATCCAAAATATGGAAGATTTAACAGGATGAAATCTCTCCCAGAACAACTTGATCTTCCTCCTACGTTGTTAAGTAGATTTGATCTTATTTTCGTACTCCTGGATGAACCAGATGAGAAATTTGATTCAGAGATAGCGGAGCATATCCTTAAGGTTAGGAAGGGAGAAGCAGAGTTAGTTGCCCCTAAAGTCCCTTATGATCTTTTGAAGAAGTATATTGCATATGCGAGGAAAAATGTTCAGCCGATTCTTAGCAAAGAGGCTATGGAGGAAATAAAGCGCTACTATGTAAAAATGAGAAGAACGATAGGTAGGGGATCTGAGAGCGAGGGCATTAAGCCTATACCCATCACGGCAAGACAGCTGGAGGCTCTTATAAGACTTAGTGAAGCGCATGCTCGCATGAGATTGAGCGAAGTGGTTACAAAAGAGGATGCAAAAGCAGCTATAGAGCTTGTAGAGTATACTCTGAGGAGAACTGCAATGGATGAGGAGGGTAATATTGATGTCAGCATTTTAGAAGTTGGAAAGTCTTCGAGAAAAATTAACAAAATGGATAGAGTGCTGAGCATAATAAAAGAGCTCCAAGACCTTGAAGATTATGGTGCGCCAAGAGATGAAGTTATAAAGGAAGCTAGCAGGCAGGGGATAAGTAGAACGGAGACTGAGAAAATAATAGAAGAGCTTAAGGCAAATTCAATGATATATGAACCAAGATCCGGGTATTACAAGGTTTTGTGA
- a CDS encoding TatD family hydrolase, with amino-acid sequence MIIFDNHFHVDPFKGLFLEAVKQFHRAGGTHLNVIYKTAHDYGFAGVKAEDFIKAMDFHLELVKKINKESPVKAFAVVGVHPAEFVYLAEKKGLEYAKNEVMKALEYAQKLCFERKAIAIGEIGRPHYEVSEEIWEASIELMKYGMSLAKEADCAVQLHTESFNEKKFRELGQIVREVGIRPYKVVKHYSPPLIKVAEEEGVFPSILASKKTLMEALMQGSRFLMETDYIDDRRRPGAVLGPKTVPKRTLAFLQQGLMNEDTAYKIHVENPKKVYGIDLEE; translated from the coding sequence ATGATAATATTTGATAATCATTTTCACGTGGATCCGTTTAAGGGCCTCTTTTTGGAAGCAGTCAAGCAATTTCATCGAGCTGGGGGAACGCATCTGAATGTAATCTACAAGACAGCTCATGACTATGGATTTGCAGGAGTTAAAGCGGAGGATTTCATAAAAGCCATGGATTTTCACTTAGAGCTTGTAAAAAAAATCAACAAAGAAAGCCCTGTGAAAGCTTTTGCAGTAGTTGGCGTCCATCCAGCTGAATTTGTATATCTCGCCGAAAAGAAGGGCCTTGAGTATGCTAAGAATGAGGTTATGAAAGCCCTCGAATATGCCCAAAAACTCTGTTTTGAGAGAAAGGCCATAGCGATTGGGGAAATAGGAAGGCCACACTATGAAGTTAGCGAAGAAATATGGGAAGCAAGCATAGAGCTCATGAAATATGGGATGAGCCTAGCAAAGGAGGCCGATTGCGCTGTTCAACTCCACACAGAAAGCTTCAATGAGAAGAAGTTTAGGGAGCTTGGGCAGATTGTTAGAGAAGTTGGAATAAGGCCATATAAAGTTGTGAAGCACTATTCTCCTCCCCTTATTAAGGTGGCTGAAGAAGAGGGTGTCTTCCCGTCTATACTAGCAAGCAAAAAAACTCTAATGGAAGCTCTCATGCAAGGGAGCAGATTCTTGATGGAAACGGATTACATAGACGATAGGAGAAGACCTGGGGCAGTTCTTGGACCTAAAACTGTACCAAAGAGAACTTTAGCCTTTCTTCAGCAGGGGTTAATGAATGAAGATACTGCATACAAGATCCACGTGGAAAATCCAAAAAAGGTTTATGGAATAGACCTCGAGGAGTAA